In the Actinomycetota bacterium genome, CGGAGAGGATGCCGTCGAAGAAGTCGCTCTTTTCCAGGATGGACGTCCGCTCCCCCAGGGCGTAGTCCACCACCGCGTCCACGGAGGCGAGGTTGGGGCCGGCGGGGTTGTTGTAGAGGAAGCGGTAGGTGTTGTCTCCCCGCACGTTGAGCACGCCGGAGTCGGTGTGTCCCGCGAGGACGAAGGTACGACGCGCTCTTCCGGAGGGGGGAAGGTTCGTCGTCCATTCCACCCCCGAATATCCCCGGGGAATGAAGGTGTAGACCTGGTGGCTGTAGGGTGGTGGATATCCCGCGGGGGAGGTCCAGATCCACCCCGTATCGTTGATGTCGGTGTAGTGCGGCGTCATGCCGGAGGCGTCGTCCCAGGCGACGCCCTCCCAGAGGGTGTAATATCCTTCGCTGGTCCCCGCGGGAGGCGGCAGCACCCGGCTCTCCTCGCTATAGGTATAGTTGGTCTTGAACTTGTACCCGGAGGTGATGGATCCCGTGAGCTGTACGGGGGCATCCGCCCCGGTGTTCGCGTCCTTGTGCGGGCGTACGAGCATGAACTCCGCCGGCACTGTGTTTCCCGAGGGGTTGCTCACCTCCACGTCTAGGTAGAAGAAGGGCGCGCCGGAGAGCTTCGCCTCGCCCGGGTAGAAGGGAGCCCTGACGGTGACCGTGGCACGGAAGGGCAGCCCGGGATCCCGGCAGGTATAGGAGACCCCGGTGAGGGTGAGCTCCTGGTCGATGACCGAGAAGACCGGGTAGCGGTCGGTGAAGGGGAGGCACCGGATATCTCCCTGGGAGTCGCGGAAGGCCAGCACCAGCTCCGAGAGGTCCTCCGTCCAGGTCCCCAGGGGCGACTGGCGCCAGGCCAGGAGCTGGGGCACAGGGTTGACCATGAAGCGGGACCCGAAGCGACCGAGGACGACCTCGTGCAGGTCCTGCCCCGCGCCGTTGACGAAGCGCAGCGGCCTGGCGGACCAGTTGCGGGACTCCATCACGTTTATCTCCGCGGCCGTTTTCCCCGCCGCGATGAGCCTGATGTTGCAGATGGTGGCCTCTTTCTTGGAGGCCCTGAAGCGCAGGTCCAGGGTGCCGCCCGGGGCGGAGACGTTCTGCACCGTCACCTGGTAGGCGGTGTTCAGCCCCACCTTGGAGGCGATGTCCAGGTTGTTCAGGCCGGTCAGGGGAGTGGCGGAGCCGTTGGCGTAAACGCTGAAGACGCGCTGCCCCGGACCGTAGACGGGCTCGAAGAAGCTGAACTCGATGTTGTACGAGGTGCGCGAGAGGCCGCTCAGGGCGTAGTGGAAATCCGTGCCGTAGCGTTCTCCCTGAAACTTGTACGGTTGCTTGCTCAGGTTGTCCGTGCCCTTGATATCTCGCCCTGCATGGGAGATGGATGAGGACTTGCCCTGAAGCTCGACGATTATGCGGCCCTCGACGGGCTCGGCATGGGCGCGGTCCACGGCAAACATGGACAATAACGGAACGAGGAGCAGCAGCGCGCCGGCGAAGGCGAGCGGCCTAGCGACGCACGGCGGAAAAGCGGCATGTCCCCTTATCCTGCTCCACCCCCCTCCACGGGGTCGTATCCCATCCCGCAGCTTCCCCCCTTCCAGCCCTTGGGTCCGAAGCTGAAATACATGGGCCTTTCGGCCACCACCGCGCGGCAATAGATCGGCACGCCTTCTCATCTCGCTCCACCCCCCTCCACGGGGTCGTATCCCATCCCGCAGCTTCCCCCCTTCCAGCCCTTGGGTCCGAAGCTGAAATACAGGGGCCTCTCGGCCACCACCGCGCGGCAATAGATCGGCACGCCTTCTCATCTCGCTCCACCCCCCTCCACGGGGTCGTATCCCATCCCGCAGCTTCCCCCCTTCCAGCCCTTGGGTCCGAAGCTGAAATACATGGGCCTTTCGGCCACCACCGCGCGGTCGGAAACCACGCGCATGGAGACGTCCTTGTCGGGGCCCACCGCGAGGTTGACGTTGACGGTGACCCGGGAGCGCGCCGGCACCAGCCATTCCTCCACCACGTTGTCCCCCTGCCCCGCCCCCAGCATGTACTCCACGGTGACCAGGGCGTCCTCGTCCCCGGGGTTGGCCAGGGTGAGCCACTCCTCGAAACCGGCGCGGGTGGTGCCCTCGGCGAAGTACCAGGTGGTGCCGGGGCTGGGGGCGCCCATGACGTTATGGCCGCCGGGTATGGCGCCGCGGAAGCTGAAATACATGGGCCTTTCGGCCACCACCGCGCGGTCGGAAACCACGCGCATGGAGACGTCCTTGTCGGGGCCCACCGCGAGGTTGACGTTGACGGTGACCCGGGAGCGCGCCGGCACCAGCCATTCCTCCACCACGTTGTCCCCCTGCCCCGCCCCCAGCATGTACTCCACGGTGACCAGGGCGTCCTCGTCCCCGGGGTTGGCCAGGGTGAGCCACTCCTCGAAACCGGCGCGGGTGGTGCCCTCGGCGAAGTACCAGGTGGTGCCGGGATGGCGGGCTCCCAGGGTCGCCGACCCGCCCTCCATGCTTCCCTTGTAGCTGTAATACATAGCCCGCTCCGCCACGATGGGCTGCGGGCTTGACGCCGTCGCCGCCACGTCCTTCTCCGGATCCACCTGGGAGTTCACGTTGAGGGAGAACCTGCTGGCGGCGGGGATGTCGTAGGTGACGGACCGGGTCTCACCCCCGGGCATGAGGAAGGTGAACTCAACCGGCGCTACCTCCTCCCCGGCGTTGAGTACGCACAGCCATTCCTCGAAGCCTTCGCGGGTGGTGCCCTCGGCGAAATACCAGGTGTTGACCCCCAGGGAGGCCAGCGCCGCCTCCACGTCCAGCAGTCCGTGCCCGTAATATTCGTCCCACCCGGGTTCCCCCAGATCCGAGGCGGAGGAGGTGAGGAGGTGGGTGACCTCACCCGGCGTGAGCTTGGGATCGAGGGAGAGGAGCAGGGCTGCGGCGGCGCTCACCTGCGCCGACGCCATGCTGGTGCCCTCTCCCCATACCAGCGCGAAACCGGACTGGTGGTTCCCGGCTATGCGGTACGCTTCCTGTGGTATGCCGTCTCCGTGGCCGTCGCCGTTGTCGTCACGCGTGAGGTCCCCGCCCGGCGCCACCAGGTCCAGCCCCTCGCCGTAGTTGGAGTAATGGGCGCGCAGGTCGCGGCAGTCCGTCGCCCCCACGGCGATGACGTACTGCCCCTCGTCGGCCGGACAGTCCATGCCGCCGGGGTATCCGGGGTCCGAGCCCTCGTTGCCGGAGGCCGCCACGCAGAGGACGCCCCTCTCCCAGGCATACCTCACCGCTTCGCTCACGGCCTTGCTGTGGCGTGGGGACGCGACGCTCAGGTTGATGACGCTGGCGCCGTTGTCCGCCGCGTAGTAGATCCCGGAGGCCACGGCGGAGGCGGTGCCCGACCCCGCGGCGCCCAGCACCCGCACCGGCATGATGGAGCAGGAATAGGCCATGCCCGCCGCGCGGAACGCGTTGTTGTACGCGGATGCTATGATCGCGGCCACGTGGGTGCCGTGTCCGTATTCGTCGTCCGGGTAGGCGTCGTTGGCGACGAAATCGTATCCGGGCACGAAGGAGGTGGCGGCAAAATCGGGGGCACGGCGGAAGGTGCCGGAATCGCGGTAGGCCACCCCTGAATCGACCACCGCCACCACCACCGACGGGTCACCTCCGGCGGCGATGTCCCAAGCCCCGGGCATTTTTATCTTCTGCAGGTTCCACTGCAGGGGGTAATCGGGATCGTTGGGGCTCTCGGCGGCGCGAAACGGCAGGTCGGGCTCCGCCCAGTCGATGCTGGGAAGGGCTTCCAGTACCGTGAGGTCCGTCTCCCTGGGCGCGCGCATGAGCAGCATGCCCCCCGGCAGCCCCCTCACGAAGCGCAGCCCGCGGGACAGGGCCTCCCGGGCCGCCTCCGCCAGCTTTCCCGTCCGCGGGCGCAGGATGACCTCTCCCTCGACCCGAACGCCCTCGCCTCCGGGCGTGGAAGCCGCCGCGGGAGCGGGCGCGGCGACGAGGGAGGCGGCGAGCGCGAGGAGGAGAGCAG is a window encoding:
- a CDS encoding S8 family serine peptidase — translated: MAMGVIAAMLRFIGDRLGASRAAGFQRRALTENPARRWPLLAALSALLLALAASLVAAPAPAAASTPGGEGVRVEGEVILRPRTGKLAEAAREALSRGLRFVRGLPGGMLLMRAPRETDLTVLEALPSIDWAEPDLPFRAAESPNDPDYPLQWNLQKIKMPGAWDIAAGGDPSVVVAVVDSGVAYRDSGTFRRAPDFAATSFVPGYDFVANDAYPDDEYGHGTHVAAIIASAYNNAFRAAGMAYSCSIMPVRVLGAAGSGTASAVASGIYYAADNGASVINLSVASPRHSKAVSEAVRYAWERGVLCVAASGNEGSDPGYPGGMDCPADEGQYVIAVGATDCRDLRAHYSNYGEGLDLVAPGGDLTRDDNGDGHGDGIPQEAYRIAGNHQSGFALVWGEGTSMASAQVSAAAALLLSLDPKLTPGEVTHLLTSSASDLGEPGWDEYYGHGLLDVEAALASLGVNTWYFAEGTTREGFEEWLCVLNAGEEVAPVEFTFLMPGGETRSVTYDIPAASRFSLNVNSQVDPEKDVAATASSPQPIVAERAMYYSYKGSMEGGSATLGARHPGTTWYFAEGTTRAGFEEWLTLANPGDEDALVTVEYMLGAGQGDNVVEEWLVPARSRVTVNVNLAVGPDKDVSMRVVSDRAVVAERPMYFSFRGAIPGGHNVMGAPSPGTTWYFAEGTTRAGFEEWLTLANPGDEDALVTVEYMLGAGQGDNVVEEWLVPARSRVTVNVNLAVGPDKDVSMRVVSDRAVVAERPMYFSFGPKGWKGGSCGMGYDPVEGGGAR